The DNA sequence TAAAAAAAACTCTCGCCCATGACTTAAATCAGGGGCGAGAGAATACCCGCGGTACCACCCTACTTACCTCAAAAAAGGTCACTCCTACAAAATAACGGCTTGCCACCGGCTTACCCTACTTAACCTTTCGAATAAGCAGCTCTGGGACGAGCAAAGTTAAACTGTATGTCTCGGCTTTCACCTACCCCGATTCTCTGTACCATACTAAGGTTTAACTATTTCCCTTCATCGCTTTTAATGAATAAAATTGAGTATAGTATATACAAAAAAAGAGACACCTGTCAACTACTTTTTTCTACAAACAAGTAAAATTAAACAAATCACACCTTTTACTCACGTTACTCTAATTTTAAATTAGATCACTAAATTCCCGTAAAAAAAATGCAATGACTATGCATAAAGTCATTGCACTTAAAAGACTAAAGTCTTTTAATCTTCGGCAACATCTGTTTGCAAACGATTATCCATAAGAAAAGTTAAAGAATAAAGACCTGCTAAACCTACAAGTGAAAAAATCACCCTACTGATAAGTGTCATTTGTCCGCCAAAAAGTGTGCCAATAAAATCAAAACCAAATAAACCAATAAGTCCCCAATTAATCGCTCCAATGATAACTAAAACTAAAGCCAATGTGTCCATAATTTCACTCCTTTCTTTCACTAGGATGACACATTTTACCAAACTTTATTCATTTATCTTGGGCAAGCTAATTTTT is a window from the Clostridia bacterium genome containing:
- a CDS encoding DUF378 domain-containing protein gives rise to the protein MDTLALVLVIIGAINWGLIGLFGFDFIGTLFGGQMTLISRVIFSLVGLAGLYSLTFLMDNRLQTDVAED